TTTCACGAAACGCAGGTAAGTCGGCATAAATTGCTCTGCGTCATCCATAATGAAAACGCGTTGCACGTATAGTTTTAAACCGTGTTGCTTTTCGCGATTGTATAAATCAAATGGAGCCTTGCTCGGAATATAAAGTAGTGACGTGTACTCAGTTGTACCTTCTACCTTGTTGTGCTCCCAAAGCATTGGCTCTGCATAGTCGTGCGAAACGTGCTTGTAGAATTCTTTGTATTCTTCATCGCTGACATCTGCTTTTTCACGTGTCCAAAGCGCAGTTGCTTTGTTTACGGCTTCCCACTTGGCAGGCTCTGCGTCACGCGCTTCAGTTGCAGGGCGAATCACATTACCTTCGTCGTCTTTTTCTTCCGGTTGTGCTTCTACCGCTGGAATTTCCGGTGTTAGCATTTCAACCGATACTGAGATGTGATCTGAGTACTTAGTGACAATTGACTTTAAGCGCCAGTCATCTAGGAATTCATTTTCTTCTTCTTTTAAGTGAAGAATAATGTCGGTACCACGGCCTGACTTTTCGATTTGGCGAGTAGTAAACTCACCCTCACCTTCACTTTGCCATTCCACACCTTCGCTTGAAGCAACACCGGCAGCACGAGAGCGCACAGTGACTTTGTCAGCAACGATAAACGCTGAGTAGAAACCCACACCGAATTGACCGATTAATTGTGAGTCTGACGCTTGGTCGCCAGATAGTTTAGAGAAGAACTCAGCCGTACCTGATTTTGCAATAGTACCTAAGTGAGCGATGATCTCGTCACTTGTCATACCAATACCGTTATCAGAAATGGTAACTGTGTTGTTTTCCTTATCGGCACTTACGCGAACACGTAATTCACCGTCACCTTCAAAAAGATCAGCGTTTTGTAAGGCTTTAAAACGTAATTTGTCTGACGCATCCGCCGCGTTTGATACTAACTCACGTAGGAAAATCTCTTTGTTAGAGTATAGTGAGTGAATCATTAGTTGAAGTAATTGCTTTACTTCAGTTTGAAAACCATGAACTTCTTTTTGACCTGTCTCAGACATCTGAAACATCTCCTATCTGAACTCAAAATAACCAATGTAGCGCTAATTTAGGCAAGCTAGCCGCTACGCTACTTTTTACTTAACAGGAGATATGGGGATAGTGTTTTTGAATTCAAGAAAATTTATTAGAGATTTTTGAAGTGGGCTTTTACATCAACTTGATTGAGGTAAAAACAAGCAGATACTATTCCGTTAGTACAGAGTAACTCTCAAATTCAACTTTTTCATAACTACCACTATCAAGCTTGAGGGTATGAAACGCTGGCTCGCCCTCTTCATCGACAAAGTTAATCTCTAACCATAGTTCGTTATACTCATCAATCATCCACACTTTATGCAGCAAATTAGAGTCCGCTGAGTTTTGATAAAGCTGGTAGGTGACATAAAGCTCATGTTCAGGTTTATCAGCGATAGCAAGAAGATCCGCTGGTACAGAGATGACATTGATAAGAAAGTTAACTGTTTTCATAACCTTGTTTTTTTATAGCTGCATAACTGATAGACGATAAATTTGTTGGTCTAGTCAGCCCTATTAATACCTGCGGCGATTTTAACAATATTTGACACTAGCGGGTGAACAATGCTGCCTTGAGGGGTAATGAGTTGATATTCCTGAGAGATATTTTCTGCTTTACCAATGTAGGCAACATTAAATTTACCCATAATCTCTTCTTTAATCATCAGTGGCGCGGGAAATATGCCAAAACCATCCCGACCTAGTGATTTCATTAATGCGATGTCGGTAGCGTAGACCGTAATATCAGGCGCTATTTTATTCACATCAAACCATTGCATTAGGCTGCGGGTTAAACTGCTGTTTTGACCTGGCATCACCACTTGAGCATGATCCAGGCAGTAAGGAAAATTAGCGATAA
This Thalassotalea euphylliae DNA region includes the following protein-coding sequences:
- the htpG gene encoding molecular chaperone HtpG; the protein is MSETGQKEVHGFQTEVKQLLQLMIHSLYSNKEIFLRELVSNAADASDKLRFKALQNADLFEGDGELRVRVSADKENNTVTISDNGIGMTSDEIIAHLGTIAKSGTAEFFSKLSGDQASDSQLIGQFGVGFYSAFIVADKVTVRSRAAGVASSEGVEWQSEGEGEFTTRQIEKSGRGTDIILHLKEEENEFLDDWRLKSIVTKYSDHISVSVEMLTPEIPAVEAQPEEKDDEGNVIRPATEARDAEPAKWEAVNKATALWTREKADVSDEEYKEFYKHVSHDYAEPMLWEHNKVEGTTEYTSLLYIPSKAPFDLYNREKQHGLKLYVQRVFIMDDAEQFMPTYLRFVKGLLDSNDLPLNVSREILQDNKVTQAIRKGCTKRVLKMLEKLGKKDQEQYQSFWNEFGQVLKEGPAEDMANKEQIGKLLRFASTNEDSSVQNVSLPEYVERMKEGQDKIYYVVADSFAAAKNSPHLEVFRKKGIEVLLLSDRIDEWLVSHLTEFDGKQLQSVARGGVDLSGMEDEESKEAQEKLEQEFDSVAKRMKAALGDKVQDVKISNRLTDSPAVIVTAEDDMSIQMQKLMASVGQEVPETQPIFEINAEHELVKHIADEQDDDKFNQWIEVLFEQATLAERGSLSDPASFVAKLNKLMMSLAK